A genomic region of Danio aesculapii chromosome 21, fDanAes4.1, whole genome shotgun sequence contains the following coding sequences:
- the LOC130214565 gene encoding proteinase-activated receptor 1, whose translation MIIMAIKTISFLVLIAHVCSVSSKGEESFVIEDRRPTQQTLTEALNSTLSNSTLIQKELNSSLHISDEAVEFLKGPLVTRFMPSFYIIIILISLPLNAFALVTFTCRIREKKPAVIYMSHLACVDLLFALLLPLKIHYQLNASDWLFGEAACRVLTAAYYCYMYCSILLMMCMSVDRLLGVALPIASLTWRSTRKASCVCVLVWLLALIGTVPLLSMRQTFPIKNVGMTCHDALQQDSTEQVYLYLFFILSCLYFFVPLVITLVSYSTIIYVLRVKSDRISSSSSNRKRAVIMTVSVLSEFVVCFGPTNGILLYHCIRLATGINGEGNSSYAAYMLAVCLGSASVFLDPLLYYYGSSHYRKIIKSVLSRKKQKKQPHVTRLLLKTSPAATCET comes from the coding sequence GTGAGGAGAGTTTTGTTATAGAAGACAGACGACCTACACAGCAAACACTCACAGAAGCACTGAACTCTACACTGAGTAATTCTACACTGATCCAAAAAGAGCTCAATTCTTCATTGCATATCTCAGATGAGGCTGTTGAGTTCCTGAAAGGCCCGCTGGTCACCCGCTTCATGCCGTCCTtctacatcatcatcatcctcatcagtTTGCCTCTGAACGCTTTTGCTTTGGTGACGTTCACCTGCAGGATCAGAGAAAAGAAACCAGCTGTGATCTACATGTCTCACCTGGCGTGTGTGGATCTGCTCTTCGCCCTGCTGCTGCCTCTGAAGATCCACTACCAGCTGAacgcttctgattggctgtttggtGAGGCGGCGTGTCGTGTGCTCACTGCAGCTTATTACTGCTACATGTACTGCTCCATACTGCTGATGATGTGCATGAGTGTGGACAGACTGCTGGGCGTTGCGCTTCCCATCGCTTCTTTAACTTGGAGGAGCACAAGGAAAGCCTCATGCGTGTGTGTGCTGGTCTGGCTGCTGGCGCTCATTGGTACTGTGCCACTGCTCTCAATGAGACAAACATTTCCCATTAAAAATGTGGGCATGACCTGTCATGACGCGCTGCAGCAGGACTCAACAGAACAGGTTTACCTGTACCTGTTCTTCATCCTCTCCTGCCTGTATTTCTTTGTGCCGCTGGTCATCACTTTAGTGAGCTACTCCACCATCATATATGTGCTCAGAGTAAAGTCTGACCGCATTTCTTCATCTTCATCCAACAGAAAAAGAGCTGTGATCATGACTGTTTCTGTGCTGAGTGAGTTTGTGGTGTGTTTTGGTCCAACCAACGGCATCTTGCTGTATCACTGCATTCGTTTAGCTACTGGAATAAATGGGGAGGGAAATTCATCATATGCTGCTTACATGTTGGCTGTGTGTTTGGGGAGCGCAAGTGTTTTTCTGGACCCTCTCCTGTACTATTATGGTTCATCTCATTACAGAAAGATAATCAAGTCTGTGCTGAGCAGGAAAAAGCAGAAAAAGCAACCCCATGTAACGCGACTGTTACTAAAAACCAGCCCTGCAGCGACGTGTGAAACTTAA
- the f2r2.1 gene encoding coagulation factor II thrombin receptor 2.1, producing MGIKTILSLAVIAHACSSHDSSRSSTEWTDEQPEDNVLPVPTSKYKNVPKGGYVCESPAGNASHRVLKLSSNTTSIPEPCHTSVDAVKFLKGPLVTRFMPSFYIIIILISLPLNALALVTFTCRIREKKPAVIYMSHLACVDLLFALLLPLKIHYQLNASDWLFGEAACRVLTAAYYCYMYCSILLMMCMSVDRLLGVALPVASLSWRNAKKASFICAIVWLLALAGTVPLLLMRQTVKIKDVGITCHDMLNANDKTLLYYVYLFSILSCLYFFVPLVITLVSYSTIIYVLSVKSDRIPSSSSNRKRAVIMTVSVLSEFVVCFAPTNGILLYHCVRLARGGKYGEGNSSYSAYMLALCLGSASVFLDPLLYYYGSSHYRQIIKSVLRRKKQNNQPL from the exons ATGGGGATTAAAACAATCTTGTCTTTAGCTGTAATTGCTCATGCATGCTCGTCCCACG ACAGCTCTAGGAGCAGCACTGAATGGACTGATGAGCAACCAGAGGACAACGTGCTTCCAGTTCCAAcctcaaaatataaaaatgttcctAAAG GAGGGTATGTATGTGAATCTCCAGCAGGAAATGCTTCACATCGTGTACTCAAGCTCAGTAGCAACACTACATCAATCCCTGAGCCATGCCACACCTCAGTTGATGCTGTTAAATTCCTGAAAGGCCCGCTGGTCACCCGCTTCATGCCGTCCTtctacatcatcatcatcctcatcagtTTGCCTCTGAACGCTTTGGCTTTGGTGACGTTCACCTGCAGGATCAGAGAAAAGAAACCAGCTGTGATCTACATGTCTCACCTGGCGTGTGTGGATCTGCTCTTCGCCCTGCTGCTGCCTCTGAAGATCCACTACCAGCTGAacgcttctgattggctgtttggtGAGGCGGCGTGTCGTGTGCTCACTGCAGCTTATTACTGCTACATGTACTGCTCCATACTGCTGATGATGTGCATGAGTGTGGACAGACTGCTGGGTGTTGCGCTTCCTGTTGCTTCTTTAAGCTGGAGAAATGCAAAGAAAGCCTCATTCATATGTGCAATAGTCTGGCTGCTGGCGCTTGCTGGTACTGTGCCACTGCTTTTAATGAGACAAACAGTTAAGATTAAAGATGTGGGCATCACTTGTCATGATATGCTGAATGCCAATGACAAAACATTGTTGTATTATGTGTACCTGTTCTCCATCCTCTCCTGCCTGTATTTCTTTGTGCCGCTGGTCATCACTTTAGTGAGCTACTCCACCATCATATATGTGCTCAGTGTAAAGTCTGACCGCATTCCTTCATCTTCATCCAACAGAAAAAGAGCTGTGATCATGACTGTTTCTGTGCTGAGTGAGTTTGTGGTGTGTTTTGCTCCAACCAACGGCATCTTGTTGTATCACTGTGTTAGATTAGCAAGAGGAGGTAAATACGGTGAAGGAAATTCATCATATTCAGCTTACATGTTGGCTTTGTGTTTAGGGAGTGCAAGCGTTTTTTTGGACCCTCTCCTGTACTATTATGGTTCATCTCATTACAGACAGATAATCAAGTCTGTGCTGAGAAGGAAAAAGCAGAATAATCAGCCCCTGTAA